Within the Agromyces atrinae genome, the region CCGACGATCCAGTACGTCTCGCCGTCGGGGTCGTCGAGGCTCAGGAGGTACATGTACGGGCTCGGGTTGAGGCTGCGGAGCACGCGATACACGTCGATCGGGTGCGCTTCGCTCGGCTGCTCGAAGCGCTGCGAGATGACGACCTGGAAGATGTCGCCGTCACGGATGTACTGCTTCGACGTCTCGACGGCGGCGAGGAAGTCCTCGCGCGGCGTGTTCGAGACGGCATCCGGTCGCACCGTCAGATCGACCTCGGCGAGCCAGGCCTCGGAGGGGGCCGCGAGGCGACGCTGGAGGTCGTCGAGTCGTGCCTGAGCGTCATCCCACAGGGCGTCGGCATCGTCGGTGCCGTCGTTGAGCGCCGTCGCGATGAGCTGCACCGTGCCGACGCGGTGGTCGATGACGGCGAGCTCCGAGACGAAGCTGAACGCCTGACCGGGCAGGGGGTAGTCGGAGGCCGGCTGGTTCGGCAGACGCTCGATCTGACGGATCGCCTCCCACCCGATGAACCCGACGAGTCCGCCGGTGAGGGGAGGCAGGCCGGGCAGGCGCGGCGTCTCCCACCGCGCGAAGAGGGCGGCCAGGGTCTCGAGCGGGGCGAGCGGTGCGCCGTCACCGAGTGCGCGCTCGCGCGAGAGTCCGTAGTCGAGCCACGTCGATGCGTCGCCGTCCTGCGTCAGGACACCGTAGGAGCCGGCGCCGACGAACGAGAACCGCGACCAGATGCCGCCCTGTTCGGCCGATTCGAGGAGGAACGTGCCGGGTCGCCCGCCCGCGAGCTTGCGATAGATGCCGACGGGTGTCTCGCCGTCGGCGAAGAGCTCGCGAACGACGGGCACCACGCGGTGACCGGCGAGGGTCGCGTCGAAGGACTCGCGCGTCGTCGTCGCACTCATCGTGCCTCCTGCTCAGGGGTGCCGACGACCACGTCGAGGCGGTCGGCGTCGAAACATGTGCGTGTGCCGGTGTGGCACGCGGCGCCGATCTGCTCGACCTCGACGAGGAGGGTGTCGGCGTCGCAATCGAGGGCGGCGGACTTCACGAACTGGGCGTGGCCCGACGTGTCGCCCTTCCGCCAGTACTCCTGACGCGAACGCGACCAGAAGGTGACACGGCCCTCGGTGAGGGTGCGGCGGAGCGCCTCACGGTCCATCCAGCCGAGCATGAGCACCTCGCGGGAGTCCCACTGCTGGATGACGGCCGGGAAGAGACCGTCGGAGTTCCAGACGACGCGGTCGACGATCGATTCGTCCATCAGCGCACCACCTCTCCTGCAGCACCGAGTGCCGCCTTGACCTCACCGATCGTGAGCTCGCCGTTGTGGAAGACGGATGCCGCGAGCACGGCATCGGCTCCGGCATCGATCGCGGGAGCGAAGTGCTCGACACGACCGGCGCCGCCCGAGGCGATCACGGGCACGGAGCTGATGCCGCGCATGAGCGCGATGAGCTCGGTGTCGAAGCCCTCTTTCGTGCCGTCGGCGTCGATCGAGTTCACGAGCAGTTCGCCCGCGCCCAGTTCGATCGCACGCGCCGCCCACTCGAGGGCGTCGAGATCGGTCTCGGTGCGGCCGCCGTGGGTCGTGACGACGAAGCCCGACGCGGTGCGCGAGGAACGCTTGACGTCGAGCGAGAGCACGAGGACCTGGGCGCCGAAGCGGTCGGCGATCTCGGCGAGCAGTTCGGGCCGCGCGATCGCCGCGCTGTTGACGCCGACCTTGTCGGCGCCGCACGCGAGGAGCCGGGCGACATCGGCCACGGTGCGCACGCCGCCGCCGACCGTGAGCGGGATGAAGACCTGTTCGGCCGTGGCCGTCACCGTCTCGTACATCGTCGCGCGGTCGTCGACCGTCGCGGTGACGTCGAGGAAGGTGAGCTCGTCGGCGCCCTGCTCGTAGTACCGGCGGGCGAGCGCGACGGGGTCGCCCGCGTCACGCAGGTTCTGGAAGTTGACGCCCTTGACGACTCGTCCGTCGGAGACGTCGAGGCACGGGATGACGCGGACCGCGAGACTCATCTCCGCCGCCTCAGAGTCGCGCTGCGGCGATCGCGGTGACGAGGATCGCACGTGCACCGATGGCGTAGAGGTCGTCCATGACCTGGTTCATGTCGCTGCGCGGGATCATGACCCGCACGGCCACCCACTCGGGGTCGTGGAGCGGCGAGATCGTCGGCGACTCGAACCCGGGGGCGAGTCGCGTCGCCTCCTCGACGAGGCTCACCGGCACGTCGTAGTCGAGCAACACGTAGCGCCGCGCGACGAGGACGCCCTGCAGGCGGCGCACGAGCGTCGCCGTTCCGGGCTGCTCGGTCGGCGAGCTCACGAGCACGGCGCTCGACTCGAGGATGACGGGACCGAAGATCGACAGGCCGGCCTTGCGGAGCGTCGTGCCCGTCTCGACCACGTCGGCGATCGCGTCGGCGACACCGAGGCGCACGGCCGATTCGACGGCGCCGTCGAGCGGAACGAGGGTCGCGTTGACGCCCGCATCGGCGAGGAACTTGCCCACGAGGCCCGCGTAGCTCGTCGCCACGCGCACGCCCTCGAGGTCGGACAGCTCGCTGAAGCGCTCGGCGGGGCCCGCGAAGCGGAACGTCGAGCGGGCGAACTCGAGCTCGGCGGTCTCGCTCGCGACGGAACCCGAGTCGATCAGCAGGTCACGCCCCGTGATGCCGACGTCGAGTGCGCCGGATCCGACGTAGGTCGCGATGTCGCGCGGGCGCAGGTAGAAGAACTCGACGCCGTTGCGGGCATCGACGACGTGCAGCTCCTTCGCGTCGCGGCGGCCGGTGTAACCGGCCTCGGCGAGCATCTCGGCGGCGGTCTCGGAGAGCGAGCCCTTGTTGGGCACGGCGATGCGCAGCAGCGCGGGTGAATCAGTCATGGGGAGGCCTTCAGTCAGTACGAGTGGTCGACGGTCGAGGTGAGCCTCAGAGATGTCGGTACACGTCGGCCGGAGCGAGACCCTTTGCGATCATGAGGACCTGCAGGTGGTACAGGAGCTGCGAGATCTCTTCCGCGGTCTCGTCATCGCTCTGGTACTCGGCGGCCATCCACACCTCGGCGGCCTCCTCGACGATCTTCTTACCGATCGCGTGCACACCGGCATCCAGCTGTCGCACCGTGCCCGAACCTTCGGGCCTCGATGCGGCCTTCTCGCTGAGCTCGGCGAAGAGGTCGTCGAAAGTCTTCACGCCTCAAGGCTACTAGTGCGCGTGGGGCCGTGACGCCGCTTCGCGCAGGAGAGCGATCTGTTCGGCCGGTTCGCCGCGGAACACCGCGGATCCGGCGACGAACGTGTTGGCTCCGGCCTCGGCGGCGATGCCGATCGTGTCGAGCGAGATGCCGCCGTCGACCTGCAGCCAGACGTCGAGCCCGGCGCGTTCGACCGCGTCGGCGGTGCGGCGGAGCTTCGGCATCGTCTCGTTCATGAAGCTCTGGCCGCCGAATCCCGGCTCGACCGTCATGATGAGCACCTGGTCGAACTCGGGAAGCAGCTCGAGGTACGGCTCGACGTCGGTGCCGGGCTTCAGCGCGATGCCCGCACGGGCGCCGATCTCGCGGAGCCGGCGCGCGAGGGCGACGGGCTCGGCGGCGGCCTCGGCGTGGAACGTCACCGAGAAGGCGCCTGCTTCGGCGTAGCCCGGCGCCCAGCGATCGGCGTCGTCGATCATGAGGTGCACGTCGAGCGGCACGGGCGACACCTGCTGCAGGCGCTCGACCATGGGCAGCCCGAACGTCAGGTTCGGCACGAAGTGGTTGTCCATGATGTCGACGTGCACGAGGTCGGCCGTCGCAATGCGCTGCAGTTCCGACTCGAAGTTCGCGAAGTCGGCGGCGAGGATGCTCGGATTGATCCGGGTCGTCATGGTTCCAGCCTAGAGCCGACGCCGCGGCGTCAGTGCTTCTCGAGCAGCGCGATGAACATCGCATCCGTGCCGTCGCGGTGCGGCCAGAGCTGCGCGTGCGGGCCGGCGGGAAGGTCGAGCGGATGACGCGTGAGGCCGTCGAGTACCGTCGGCACATCGAGCGGCGTCAGAGTGTCGCCCCAGCGCGACAGTGCGCCCTTCACGACGCCGTGCGTCTCGGCCGTGTGCGGCGAGCACGTGACGTAGGCGAGGATGCCTCCGGGGCGGAGTGCAGCGACGGCGGAGTCGAGGAGTTCACCCTGCAGGCGCGTGAGCTCGGCGACGTCGCGCGGGCTCTTCCGCCAGCGCGCCTCGGGCCGGCGGCGGAGCGCACCGAGGCCGGTGCACGGCGCGTCGAGCAGGATCCGGTCGTAGTACCCGGGCCTCTCGTCACCGATCGCACGACCGTCGACCACGCTCACGGGGATGCCGGTCGACACGGCCGAGAGCGCGGAACGGACGAGATCGGCGCGCACGGGGATGACCTCGTTCGCGTCGAGCACCGCCCCCGATGCGAGAGCCTCGGCGGCGAGAAGCACGGCCTTGCCGCCGGGGCCCGCGCAGAGATCGAGCCACCGCTCCCCCGCGACGACGGGCCGCGCACGCGACAGCGCGAGGGCGGCGAGCTGCGAACCCTCGTCCTGCACGCGGATGCGGCCGCCGTGGACGTCGAGCTCGAGGGCGCCCTCGCCGTCGCGCGTGAAGCCGAGGGGCGAGTATCGGTTCGGGGTGCCGTAGTCGTCGGGTTCGCCCAGGCCGACGCCGGGCAATGCGATGAGATTGACGACCGGGGCGACGTTGTCGGCCTCGAGCAGCTCGTCGAGCGTGTCGCCGAGACCGTCGCGCTCGAGCGCGCCCCGGAATGCGCGGATGACCCATTCGGGGTGCGACGACAGCTCGGCGAGACGTTCGTCGTCGGTCCTCGCCTCGGCCGAGACATCGTCGCGCCATTCGTCGGTCGATCGTCGGGAGATCGCGCGGAGGACGCCGTTCGCGAAGCCGATTGCCGAACGTGTGGCGTAGCGGCGGACGAGCTCGACCGATTCGTTGACGGCCGCGTGCGTGGGGATGCGGGTCGAGAGCAACTGGTGCGCGCCGAGGCGGAGCGCGTCGAGGACGCGCGGATCGATCTTCGAGGTCGGTCGGTTCGCGGCGATCTCGATGACGCGGTCGTAGAACCCACGCATGCGGAGCGTGCCGTAGGTCAGCTCGGTCGCGAGACGAGCATCGACGTCGGAGAGCGCCGCTCGCCCGATACGCACGGGGAGGAGAAGATTCGCGTACGCGTCATCCATCTCGACGGCCTCGAGCACCTCGAAGGCGACGATGCGGGCGGGAGACAGTTGCGGGGGTCGACTCTGCTGCTGCACCGTCTCACCCTACGCGTCGAGGCGCTCGGTGCCGGGCGGGAGGCCGCGGCCCCAGTCGGCCGCCGCAGCCGCGGGCTTGCCCGCCGCCTGGACGCGGAGCAGTTCGAGCGGGCGCGACCCCGTTCCGACGAGCACGCGGGACCGTTCGACGAGCAGCGCGCCCGGCTCGAGGTCGGGGGCGTCGTCGGCCGCGGCGCGGGCTTCGAGAACCTTCAGTCGGTTGCCCGCGATCGTCGTGAAGGCGCCCGGCTCGGGCGTGACGCCGCGGAAGCGGTTGTAGACCTCGTCGAACGGCGCCGTCCAGTCGAGTCGTGCGTCGTCCTGGCCGAGCTTCGGCGCGAGCGTGGGCTCGCCCTCCTGCTCGCGCGCGACGGCCGTGCCCGCCGCGATCTCGTCGACGACGCTCGCGAGCAACGCGGCTCCCGAGTACGAGAGGGCGTCGAGCAATTCGCCGGCCGTCTCGTCCGCTCCGACGTCGCGGGTGATCTCGTCGAACACGGCCCCGGCGTCGAGCCCGGGAACGAGCTGGAAGACCGCGGCCCCGGTCGTCGCGTCGCCCGCGATGATCGCGTGCTGCACGGGGGCGGCGCCGCGCCAGCGGGGAAGGAGCGAGAAGTGCAGGTTGATCCAGCCGTGCCGCGGAGCGGAGAGGAGCGGCTCGCGCACGAGTCCGCCGTACGCGACGATGACACCGAGATCGGCGCCGAACGCGACGATCTCGGTCGTCGCGGCCTCATCGAGGCGAGCCGCGCGGACGACGGGGATGCCGAGCTCCGCGGCGCGCGCCGCGACCGGCGAGGGTGTGAGCACACGCTTCCGACCGAGGGGGGCATCGGGTCGGGTCACGACGGCGACGACCTCGTGCGGGCCGGCGACGAGGGCGTCGAGGCTCGGCACGGCGACGGCGGGCGTGCCCGCGAAGATGAGGCGCATTAGAGGATCTCCTGATCGTCGAATCGGACTCTGAGTGTCGGAGCGGGCCGCGGTGGTTGACCCGCGACAGGTCGACGTCGACGCGTCGCGACGCGGATCATGGCAGCACGCAGGGTCGTGGCGACCTCGGCTCCGCGCGCGTAGTCGAAGCGCACGATGGCGCGTTCGATGCCGTCGTCCTCCGGCACGGGACCGAGCGCGTCGACGCCGTCGCCCAGTTCGGCAACGGCTTCGAGAGCCTCGAGAAGGCTCGTCCGGCGTCCGCGGATCGTCGCGATCCGCACGGCGGGCGGGAACCGCAGGGCTCGACGCGCGTCGAGCTCGTCGCGTGCCCACTCGGCCTGCCGCCACGTCGCGAGGGCCGTCGCGATGCGACCGGATACCCCCACGAGATGGACGGGCGCGCCGGGAGCCGCGAGAGTCGCCGCATTCGACCACCAGCGCAGACAGTCCTCGGCGACGCGGAGCGACTCGCGCAGGAGCATCCGTTCACCGTCGAGGAGCAGCACCGCACGGTACCCGCCCTCGGCGATCGGCTCCGCACCGCGCGTCGCGACGACGAGTGCCGGCTCGGGTCCGACCCGGAGGACGGGACGCTCGCCGTCGGAGATGATGACCCGCGTGCCGGGGAACGCGCGCCCGAGGTCTTCGGCCGTGCGCCCGGCACCGACGGAAGCGGGGCGGATGGCGGTGCCGTGGCACTCCCCGCATGACCAGTCGGCGGCGAGTGCGCCGCACAGCCGGCAGCGCGGCACTCCGCCGCGCGAACCGAGCCCCAGGGGCCCGGCGCACCGCGTGCACCGCGCGTTCTCGCCGCACGTCGCGCAGGCGAGGAGCGGAGCGAAGCCGGGGTGGGCGACCTGGATCAGCACCGGGCCGTGAGCGAGTGCCTCGCGTGCATCGGTCCACGTGCTCGACGGGATGCGCGCGTGCGAGACATCCCCCGGCTGCCCGGCGGTGACGACGATGCGAGGCCTCTCGGTGCGCTGGAGCGCGACGACGTCGAGCCAGCCCACCCGAACGAGACGCTCGACCTCGACGCTCGGCGAGTGCGCGGCGAAGACGAGCGCCGCGCCGCTCTGCTCCTGGCGGACGAGCGCGACGTCGCGCGCGTGCACGCCCGGTGCGTGCGGCTCGGCGAGGAGGGCGTCGCCGTCATCCCACACGGCGATGAGCCCGAGCCGTTCGGCGGGTGCGTAGAGCACCGATCGGTTTCCGATGACGACGAGCGGCTCGCCGTCGAGGCACCGGAGGAAGTCGGCGAAGCGGCGCCCCCCGGGCTGCCGTGCATCGAGTCGCGCGATGGCGCCGGCCGGAACCGCCTCGGCGAGAGCCGCCTCGAGCTGCTCCTGATCGCGGTAGTCGGGGACGCAGAGGAGCGACGTGCGCCCCGTCGCGAGGGTCGCGGCCGCGGCCTCGGCGAGATCGACGGCCCAGCCGCCGACCCAGGTGCCCGACGCGAGTTCGACGAGGCGCGGCCGCGGGGTCAGCGCGAGACGACGCCCCGGCTCGACCGACTCGGCGAACGACCCGGCGGCGGGCACGATCGGCTCCGCGATCTCGTCGACGGATGACGCGTCGGATGCCGCTCCTCCCCCGGCCTGTCGGGCCTCGAGCCACGCCTTCTCGACACGGACGTAGCGGCTCGGGATCGCCACGCGGAGGATGTCGCTCGCGTTGCCCGCCGCACGGTCGGCGAGCTTCCGCGCGAGGAGCCACACGTCGGGCGCGAGGAGCGGTGCACTCGACACGATGCCCTCGAGATCGCTGAGGCGCCCCGCGAACTCGCTCGTGTCGGCGAGTTCGACGATCCAGCCCGTCGCGATGCGGCCTCCGCTGCGAAGCGGCACCCGCACGCGCATGCCCGCGATCACCTCGGCGACGAGAGCAGGGGGAACGCGATAGTCGAACAGCTGGTCGAGCTGAGGAAGTGGCGAGTCGACGAGCACCCGCGCGACGAGGACGGGTGCGCCGGACGGCGCACCCACGTCAGAGACCGGCAGCCGAGCGCAGCTGGTCGACCCGGTCGCGACGCTCCCACGTGAAGTCGGGGAGTTCGCGGCCGAAGTGGCCGTAGGCCGCGGTCTGCGCGTAGATCGGGCGGAGAAGGTCGAGCTCGTGGATGATCGCCGCCGGGCGAAGATCGAAGACCTCGCGGATCGCACCGATGATGCGCTCTTCGGGCACGTGCGCCGTGCCGAACGTCTCGACGTAGAGGCCCACGGGGGCCGCCTTGCCGATCGCGTAGGCGACCTGCAGTTCGAGTCGGTCGGCGAGGCCCGCGGCGACCGCGTTCTTCGCGACCCAGCGCATGGCGTAGGCGGCCGAACGGTCGACCTTCGACGGGTCCTTACCGCTGAACGCACCGCCGCCGTGACGGCTCGCGCCGCCGTAGGTGTCGATGATGATCTTGCGACCCGTGAGGCCGGCGTCGCCCTGCGGCCCGCCGATCTCGAAGCGACCGGTGGGGTTGATGAGCGTGCGGAGCGAGCGGGCGTCGAGATCGACCGTCTCGAGGACGGGAAGGATGACGAGCTCCTCGACCTCGGCACGCAGGCGCTCGGTCGAGATCGACGGCGAGTGCTGCGTCGAGAGCACGACCGTCTCGATCGTGCGCGGCACCTGGCCGTCGTAGCCGATCGTGACCTGGGTCTTGCCGTCGGGACGCAGGTAATCGACCTCGCCGCTCTTGCGGACGTGCGCGAGGCGCTCGGCGAGTCGGTGCGCGAGCCAGATGGGGATCGGCATGAGCTCGGGGGTCTCGGTCGTGGCGTACCCGAACATGATGCCCTGGTCGCCCGCGCCCTGCTTGTCGTAGGCGTCGAGGCTCGTCTCTTCGCGCGACTCGTACGCGTCGTCGACGCCCTGCGCGATGTCGGGCGACTGCCCGCCGATCGAGACCGAGACGCCGCACGAGCGGCCGTCGAACCACACGTCGGACGAGTTGTAGCCGATCGACGTGATCTTCTCGCGCACGAGGGCCGGGATCTCGACGTAGCCCGAGGTGGCGACCTCGCCGGCGACGTGGACGAGGCCGGTCGTCACGAGCGTCTCGACGGCGACCCGGCTGTGCGGGTCGACGGTGAGCAGTGCATCGAGGATCGTGTCGGAGATCTGGTCACAGATCTTGTCGGGGTGACCCTCGGTGACGGACTCGGACGTGAAGTGGCGAAGTTCGCTCATGTACTGCGCAGTGCTCCTCTCGAGCCGGACGGCTCGTGTCGATCAGGTCGATCGTGTCAGACAATCACGTCGAGTATGCGGTTGGCCACCGACAGCTTGTCTCCGTTGCCCTCTGTGACGACGTGGCCGCCCTCGGCGAGCACGACGATGGAGTTCTCGTCGGTCGCGAAGCCCTCGTGCCACCCGACGCGGTTGACGACGAGGAAGTCGGCGCCCTTGCGGGCGAGCTTCGCGCGACCGCGCTCGACGAGCAGCGCGTCGTCGGGCTCGGTCTCGGCGGCGAAGCCGATGATCGTCTGCCCGGCGGGTCGCTCGGAGGCGAGTTCGGCGAGGATGTCGGGGTTCTTCACGAGTCGCAGGGTGAGCTCGTCGCCCTGCTCCTCCTTCGTGATCTTCGAGTCGCGCACCTCGGCGGGCCGGTAGTCGGCGACGGCGGCAGCCATGATGACGACGTCGGCCGTCGCGGCAGCGGCACGCACGGCGTCGCGCAGTTCGAGGGTCGTCGAGACGGCCACGACGTCGCAGCGTTCGGGGTGCGCCACTTCGAGGTTCGCTCCGATGAGCGTGACCTCGGCTCCGCGGGAGCGCGCCGCCTCGGCGAGGGCCACGCCCTGTTTGCCGCTCGAGCGGTTGCCGAGGAAGCGGACGGGGTCGAGGGGCTCTCGCGTGCCGCCCGCCGTGATGACGATGCGGCGGCCGGCCAGATCGGTGCGGCGGGGCTCGACGAGCTCGAGGGCCCGCCGGGCGATGACCTCGGGCTCCTCGAGACGACCGGGGCCCGAATCGGAACCGGTCAGCTGGCCGGAGGCCGGCCCCACGATCGTGACGCCGCGGGAGCGGAGCGTCGCGATGTTCGCGACGGTCGCGGCGTTCCGCCACATCTCGGTGTGCATCGCGGGGGCGATGACGAGAGGCGCCTCGCTCGCGAGCACCGTGTTGCCGAGGAGGTCGTCGGCGATGCCGGCCGCGAGCTTCGCGATGGTGTTCGCCGTGGCAGGGGCGATCACGATGAGGTCGGCGGATTGCCCGATGGCGACGTGACGCACCTCGGCGACCCCCTCGTAGAGGGAATCGTGGACCGGGTTGCGCGAGATCGCCTCGAGGGTCGGACGACCGACGAACCGCAGGGCGGCTTCGGTCGCCACGACGTGGACGTCATGACCCGCGAGAACGAACGCACGGACGACACCGACGGCTTTGTACGCCGCGATGCCGCCCGTGATGCCGACGACGACCGTGAGCCTCGCCATGTCGCTCGCTCGGCTCGGTCTACTCGGCCGGGCGGATCTGGAGCTTGTCTTCGTTGATCTCGTGCATCGCGACCGAGAGCGGCTTGTCGTCGATCGACGAGTCGACCAGCGGGCCGACGTTGTCGAAGAGGCTGCCCTCGTGGAGGTCGGCGTAGTAGTCGTTGATCTGACGCGCGCGCTTCGAGGCGAAGATCACGAGTGCGTACTTCGAGTCGACCTTCGACAGCAGGTCGTCGATGGGCGGGTCGATGATTCCGGTCAGCTTGTCAGCCATGGGGATGCTCCTTACGGATCGGCGTCAACCGCGCTCCGGGCGGTGGTCGCGGGAAGTCAGGGCCGTGAGCGCGCTCGACCGAGCGGCTTTGTGGGCTTCATCAAGTCTACGACTTTTTGAGCGGCCTCGGCGACGTCGCGGTTCACGACCTCGTGATCGAACTCGGAAGCGGCCTCGAGCTCGACCTTCGCGGTCTCCAGCCGACGCTGCTGCTCGGCCGGTCCTTCGGTGCCGCGCCCCACTAGTCGACGGACGAGTTCGTCCCAGGTCGGCGGCTGGAGGAAGATGAGCGTCGCCTCGGGCATGGCCTCGCGAACGGCCCGTGCGCCCTGGATGTCGATCTCGAGCAGGACGCTCGAACCGGCACGGATCGCGTCGTCGACGGGTCCGCGCGGCGTTCCGTAGCGCGAGGCGTTGTGGACCGTCGCCCACTCGAGGAGCTCCCCCTCGGCGATGAGACGGTCGAACTCGGCGTCGTCGACGAAGAAGTAGTGCTCCCCCTCGACCTCGCCGGGGCGCGGCTTCCGCGTCGTCGCCGACACCGAGAGCTTGACGTCGGGATGGTTGTCGCGGATGTACCCCGCGACCGTTCCCTTGCCGACGGCGGTCGGCCCGGCGAGCACGACGAGACGGCTGCCCGTTCCG harbors:
- the coaBC gene encoding bifunctional phosphopantothenoylcysteine decarboxylase/phosphopantothenate--cysteine ligase CoaBC translates to MARLTVVVGITGGIAAYKAVGVVRAFVLAGHDVHVVATEAALRFVGRPTLEAISRNPVHDSLYEGVAEVRHVAIGQSADLIVIAPATANTIAKLAAGIADDLLGNTVLASEAPLVIAPAMHTEMWRNAATVANIATLRSRGVTIVGPASGQLTGSDSGPGRLEEPEVIARRALELVEPRRTDLAGRRIVITAGGTREPLDPVRFLGNRSSGKQGVALAEAARSRGAEVTLIGANLEVAHPERCDVVAVSTTLELRDAVRAAAATADVVIMAAAVADYRPAEVRDSKITKEEQGDELTLRLVKNPDILAELASERPAGQTIIGFAAETEPDDALLVERGRAKLARKGADFLVVNRVGWHEGFATDENSIVVLAEGGHVVTEGNGDKLSVANRILDVIV
- the rpoZ gene encoding DNA-directed RNA polymerase subunit omega, translated to MADKLTGIIDPPIDDLLSKVDSKYALVIFASKRARQINDYYADLHEGSLFDNVGPLVDSSIDDKPLSVAMHEINEDKLQIRPAE
- the gmk gene encoding guanylate kinase; this encodes MAESVDRGHGPIPEVDRVAASRAAVAARRARAEVKAAVTSGERSPLDVLRVAFDDPEGVEGRLRVTEFLTAMPAIGVTKRERILEQLEISPAKRLGGLGRLQRRRLREFVSAWVAAHGGTGSRLVVLAGPTAVGKGTVAGYIRDNHPDVKLSVSATTRKPRPGEVEGEHYFFVDDAEFDRLIAEGELLEWATVHNASRYGTPRGPVDDAIRAGSSVLLEIDIQGARAVREAMPEATLIFLQPPTWDELVRRLVGRGTEGPAEQQRRLETAKVELEAASEFDHEVVNRDVAEAAQKVVDLMKPTKPLGRARSRP